The proteins below are encoded in one region of Effusibacillus dendaii:
- a CDS encoding methylated-DNA--[protein]-cysteine S-methyltransferase, with the protein MKRTVCIGTIDTKLGVLGAVVTDLGLALLTFPSDPVDECEMWIRKWEPSAGVISHSPLLDEVRNQLSDYFAGRLRTFTLPLDMRGTPFQKDVWQALPQIPYGTTVSYGQVANMIGKPKAVRAVGAANGANPVPIIVPCHRVIGSNGKLTGYTGGLSIKQFLLELEGVHRFAAEFTVS; encoded by the coding sequence ATGAAAAGAACGGTTTGCATAGGAACAATCGATACAAAACTCGGCGTTTTGGGCGCCGTAGTGACAGACCTTGGACTCGCCCTGCTCACCTTCCCATCCGATCCGGTCGATGAGTGTGAAATGTGGATACGCAAATGGGAGCCATCCGCCGGAGTCATCTCCCACTCTCCTTTGCTGGATGAGGTACGCAACCAACTATCCGATTATTTCGCAGGACGTTTGCGCACGTTTACCCTGCCGCTTGACATGCGCGGCACTCCTTTTCAGAAAGACGTGTGGCAAGCGCTGCCACAAATTCCCTACGGAACAACTGTATCCTACGGACAAGTTGCGAACATGATTGGAAAACCTAAAGCCGTAAGGGCGGTCGGAGCTGCCAATGGCGCAAACCCGGTACCGATTATCGTACCTTGCCATCGGGTGATTGGCAGCAACGGAAAATTGACCGGCTATACAGGCGGATTGTCGATCAAACAGTTTTTGTTGGAACTGGAAGGCGTACATCGTTTCGCAGCAGAGTTCACCGTTTCCTAA
- a CDS encoding bifunctional transcriptional activator/DNA repair enzyme AdaA codes for MEDRIWQAIVDCDSQYDGQFFYAVVSTRIFCRPSCRSKTPKRNNVILFFTPSEAVAAGFRPCKRCQPHDTSPFCSDIEIVNRTLQLIDTNYSEPLSLREMASRVHISPYHLHRTFRRITGDTPSDRLTRKRIEAAIQLLVSSRIPIKQIAEQAGYRNTAYFSSVFRKITGVSPTAYRLQQFQQKQQKR; via the coding sequence GTGGAGGATCGGATATGGCAAGCAATCGTGGATTGCGATTCGCAATATGACGGCCAGTTTTTTTATGCGGTTGTTTCCACACGTATTTTTTGCCGCCCCTCCTGTCGCTCGAAGACACCAAAAAGAAATAACGTAATCCTTTTCTTCACCCCATCAGAAGCAGTTGCAGCCGGGTTTCGTCCCTGCAAACGATGCCAACCGCATGACACCAGTCCCTTCTGCTCAGATATTGAAATCGTCAACCGTACCTTGCAGCTGATCGATACAAACTATAGCGAGCCGCTCTCTTTGCGTGAGATGGCAAGCCGGGTTCATATCAGCCCCTATCATTTGCACCGTACGTTTAGACGTATAACAGGCGACACTCCGTCTGACCGTTTGACGCGAAAAAGAATAGAAGCAGCCATACAATTATTGGTCAGCAGCAGGATTCCCATCAAACAAATTGCTGAACAGGCAGGGTATCGAAATACGGCCTACTTTTCGTCTGTATTTCGAAAGATCACGGGTGTAAGCCCGACCGCCTACCGTCTCCAACAGTTTCAGCAGAAACAGCAGAAAAGGTGA
- a CDS encoding AEC family transporter: MILFQVVLPVLFIFLSGYIVQKKFQPDIRSVSVVALYITNPALAFQTFYGTMLNSQLFYIVVNSFLLLFALILFTKWASRLFHYSTTDESALMLTTAFMNSGNYGAPIILFAYGQTAFQYAVVTMVLHLIIMSIFGVYFASRGQNGVMTAVKNVLRMPQIYAAVIGILFQLTHVHIPASFDQAINLVAQATIPLVMLILGMQLATITTKDFEWKTIAVGSVIRLLLSPVAAWAICLLFPLDPLLQKVLIVTAAMPPAATMVLYAIEFDAKPQLVSSITFIGTLISFATITALLYIV, encoded by the coding sequence GTGATCTTGTTCCAGGTTGTTTTGCCCGTACTCTTCATTTTCTTAAGCGGTTACATCGTCCAGAAAAAATTCCAGCCTGACATCCGGTCCGTTTCGGTCGTTGCCTTATACATTACAAATCCGGCGCTTGCATTTCAGACATTTTATGGCACGATGTTAAACAGTCAGCTTTTCTATATTGTGGTTAACTCATTTCTCCTTTTATTTGCGTTAATCCTTTTCACCAAATGGGCAAGCCGCCTGTTTCATTATTCAACTACGGATGAAAGTGCTTTAATGCTGACGACCGCCTTCATGAATTCAGGGAATTACGGTGCTCCCATCATTTTGTTCGCTTATGGGCAAACCGCTTTTCAGTATGCGGTAGTGACCATGGTTTTGCATTTGATCATCATGAGTATTTTTGGAGTTTACTTCGCATCGCGAGGCCAAAACGGTGTGATGACAGCCGTCAAAAATGTGCTTCGGATGCCTCAAATCTATGCGGCCGTAATTGGCATCCTGTTTCAGTTAACTCACGTTCACATACCCGCTTCGTTTGACCAAGCGATCAATCTGGTTGCACAAGCGACCATCCCATTAGTGATGCTGATCTTGGGCATGCAGTTGGCAACCATAACGACAAAAGATTTTGAATGGAAAACGATCGCTGTCGGTTCCGTTATCCGTCTGCTGCTGTCGCCTGTTGCGGCTTGGGCGATCTGCCTGTTGTTTCCGCTCGACCCGCTTCTGCAAAAAGTATTGATCGTCACAGCGGCCATGCCGCCTGCCGCCACGATGGTTTTGTATGCGATCGAATTTGACGCAAAACCGCAGTTGGTTTCCAGCATCACGTTTATCGGTACGCTGATCAGCTTCGCCACCATCACGGCACTGCTCTACATTGTATGA
- a CDS encoding HpcH/HpaI aldolase family protein produces the protein MIKERLQAGETVIGTWVRIAHPTVIEVLGRAGFDFLHLDMEHGPIGTAELNQLLLACKYMGIPSIVRVPGQDGTIIGRTLDMGASGVIVPQLHNGEEARRIIEAARFYPQGLRGIGGACRADSYGQADTVSFLASANRETILALQVETKQAVERLDEILEVSQDAVDVYYMGPADLSQALGIPGKFDDSLLWETIQWVTKRVRSRGKAVGIQCPDIRLIPQLQEMGIQYITCSMDIGLLSAGAESMLQTIKNQG, from the coding sequence ATGATTAAAGAACGGTTACAGGCAGGCGAAACGGTAATCGGGACATGGGTGCGGATTGCTCATCCGACGGTCATTGAGGTGTTGGGGCGAGCCGGTTTTGATTTTCTTCATCTCGATATGGAACATGGCCCCATTGGGACGGCAGAACTGAATCAATTGCTGCTGGCATGCAAGTATATGGGAATTCCATCGATTGTACGTGTTCCCGGTCAGGACGGAACAATTATCGGACGAACGCTCGATATGGGGGCAAGCGGGGTAATTGTACCGCAGCTCCACAATGGGGAAGAAGCCAGACGAATCATTGAAGCAGCCCGTTTTTATCCGCAAGGCTTGCGGGGAATCGGCGGCGCTTGTCGGGCAGACAGTTATGGCCAGGCGGACACAGTCTCGTTTCTTGCATCGGCCAATCGGGAAACGATTTTAGCGCTGCAGGTGGAAACAAAACAGGCGGTAGAACGGTTAGATGAGATTCTGGAGGTTTCACAGGATGCGGTGGATGTTTATTATATGGGTCCGGCTGATCTCTCACAGGCGCTTGGAATTCCAGGCAAATTTGATGATTCTCTGTTGTGGGAAACGATTCAATGGGTAACGAAACGGGTCCGTTCGCGCGGAAAAGCGGTCGGAATCCAGTGCCCCGACATCCGACTGATTCCTCAACTGCAGGAAATGGGGATTCAATATATCACCTGTTCGATGGATATCGGGCTTCTGTCGGCCGGTGCGGAGTCGATGCTGCAAACAATCAAAAATCAGGGGTGA